A stretch of Acidobacteriota bacterium DNA encodes these proteins:
- a CDS encoding Uma2 family endonuclease, translating to MEGEKDVAPSVQSKRRLTYADFLEFPDDGMRHELIDGVHYVTPSPNLGHQEIVGRLHLALGTFLAGRRHLGRVFLSPLDVVLSDHDVVEPDLLFVAGDQQDILTRANVQGAPALVAEVLSPSTRSRDQGLKRRLFDERGVREYWLVDPEARRVIVFRRADDGSFPQVAEHEAAGGAVLETPLLPGWTLGIAELFSEI from the coding sequence ATGGAAGGGGAGAAGGACGTGGCGCCCAGCGTGCAGTCGAAGAGGCGGCTCACCTACGCCGACTTCCTCGAGTTCCCCGACGACGGGATGCGGCACGAGCTCATCGACGGGGTGCACTACGTGACCCCCAGTCCGAACCTCGGCCACCAGGAGATCGTCGGCCGGCTCCATCTGGCTCTCGGCACGTTTCTCGCCGGGCGTCGCCACCTGGGGCGCGTGTTTCTCTCGCCACTCGACGTTGTCCTGTCAGATCACGACGTCGTCGAGCCTGATCTGCTCTTCGTGGCCGGAGACCAGCAGGACATTCTGACCCGCGCCAACGTTCAGGGTGCGCCGGCGCTCGTCGCCGAGGTCTTGTCGCCGTCCACCCGGTCGCGCGACCAGGGCCTCAAACGGCGTCTGTTCGACGAGCGGGGCGTGCGGGAGTACTGGCTCGTCGATCCGGAGGCCCGGCGCGTCATCGTCTTTCGACGGGCGGACGACGGGTCGTTTCCGCAGGTGGCCGAGCACGAGGCCGCGGGTGGCGCGGTCCTCGAGACGCCGCTCCTGCCGGGATGGACGCTCGGCATCGCGGAGCTCTTCAGCGAGATCTGA
- a CDS encoding YqgE/AlgH family protein has translation MADTAAGPRARRHARGVAAALCCLALVVASTFELRTGTRAQATASPAVAPESAAVQAPRARPVDVGPGRLLVAARGLPDQNFSRALVLLVDHGPGGSMGLVVNEPIQMPLARLFRDLTFAEGEGAPVFLGGPVQTSIVMALIRSAAPVADARHVVDDIHLAQSSDIVRQWVATGSDPSRVRVFLGYSGWGPGQLEGELTAGVWHVLDADADAVFDPEPDTAWDRQIRRTEQRRASREPQVGPSRIALAPAADALPDEQRPAEQQ, from the coding sequence ATGGCTGACACCGCAGCGGGTCCTCGCGCGCGGCGGCACGCGCGCGGCGTGGCGGCGGCCCTGTGCTGCCTCGCGCTCGTGGTCGCGTCGACCTTCGAGCTGCGCACGGGCACTCGCGCGCAGGCGACCGCCTCGCCTGCTGTGGCCCCGGAGAGTGCGGCCGTTCAGGCCCCGCGGGCACGCCCGGTGGACGTCGGCCCCGGCCGGCTGCTCGTGGCCGCCCGCGGGCTGCCGGACCAGAACTTCTCACGCGCGCTCGTGCTGCTCGTCGACCACGGCCCCGGCGGGTCCATGGGCCTCGTCGTCAACGAGCCGATTCAGATGCCGCTCGCGCGGCTCTTCCGGGACCTCACGTTCGCCGAGGGGGAGGGTGCGCCGGTCTTCCTCGGCGGACCGGTGCAGACCTCGATCGTGATGGCGTTGATCCGGTCGGCGGCGCCGGTGGCGGACGCGCGTCACGTCGTCGACGACATCCACCTCGCGCAGTCGAGCGATATCGTCAGACAGTGGGTCGCGACCGGGAGCGATCCGAGCCGCGTTCGCGTCTTCCTCGGCTACTCCGGATGGGGACCGGGACAACTCGAGGGCGAACTGACGGCTGGAGTCTGGCACGTGCTCGACGCCGACGCCGACGCCGTGTTCGACCCCGAGCCCGACACGGCCTGGGACCGTCAGATTCGCCGCACGGAGCAGCGGCGCGCCTCACGGGAGCCGCAGGTCGGCCCGTCTCGCATCGCGCTCGCGCCCGCGGCGGATGCCCTGCCGGACGAACAGCGCCCCGCAGAGCAGCAGTAG
- a CDS encoding NF038129 family PEP-CTERM protein, producing MRVHHVIAATVVSLWLVAAPAPARAALFSISVDTSGLVGSGEFHLNFQLIDGDGAVGTLITLSDFDFGGGNHIDDPAPSLLGGSAGSLSTQVTLEDTSFFSSFTQRFLPGSTLAFLLEVTGASASPFDWFTMALLDAAGNEIPTLGPVEEVLSLAVFGGAMPESFGVDPARTTLRLPAPTVVAVASVPEPGTGLLLLCGALFVRQGIRRGRERDARRADLRLP from the coding sequence ATGCGAGTCCATCACGTCATCGCCGCCACCGTCGTGTCGCTCTGGCTGGTTGCGGCGCCCGCGCCCGCACGCGCAGCCCTGTTCTCGATCTCGGTCGACACCTCCGGCCTCGTCGGGAGTGGCGAGTTCCACCTCAACTTCCAGCTCATCGACGGCGATGGTGCGGTCGGCACGCTGATCACGCTCAGCGACTTCGACTTCGGAGGCGGCAACCACATCGACGATCCCGCCCCTTCGCTTCTCGGAGGCAGTGCCGGGTCGCTCTCGACCCAGGTCACGCTCGAGGACACGTCCTTCTTCTCGAGCTTCACGCAGCGCTTCCTGCCCGGGAGCACGCTCGCGTTCCTGCTCGAGGTGACGGGCGCGAGCGCCTCGCCGTTTGACTGGTTCACCATGGCGCTGCTCGACGCCGCCGGCAACGAGATCCCGACGCTCGGCCCGGTCGAAGAGGTGTTGTCGCTGGCTGTCTTCGGCGGGGCGATGCCCGAGTCGTTTGGTGTCGACCCCGCTCGGACGACCCTGCGGCTGCCAGCGCCCACGGTCGTCGCCGTCGCGTCGGTCCCCGAACCCGGGACGGGGCTACTGCTGCTCTGCGGGGCGCTGTTCGTCCGGCAGGGCATCCGCCGCGGGCGCGAGCGCGATGCGAGACGGGCCGACCTGCGGCTCCCGTGA